A single genomic interval of Daucus carota subsp. sativus chromosome 1, DH1 v3.0, whole genome shotgun sequence harbors:
- the LOC108205512 gene encoding probable receptor-like protein kinase At1g11050, translating into MGKKLNTCLCLDLCLITLFISSADSSCPIDFTYVHTFPWDTSSCREPVDKSCCQTIQSLLGLGLSKHLKDTSMFYLPNSDAASSCLSDFRAKLGSMNIFPACTNTTSDLVVNPQNCAGIATTKDWVEKVGSSSELDSSCNSDLTGLTKCSSCLDAGLRVSSMLTSYNTNSTKCFYYTILYAAGMVNEYGPEDVRTAACIFGLPLSRSASTNNSGLSRRSILKIVFGSLGAFIGVLAAWGVIILYRKREIERKQDALHEEYVRGVKAKVLPNTGAKWFHVGELEQATGGFSQRNLIGQGGYGIVYKGVLLDGTVVAVKQLLDMDTNGDDVEFTNEAEIISKIRHRNLLALRGFCVTSDAIKGNRRYLVYDFMSNGSLDEHLFNSASSSKRHLLSWPMRKNIILDIAKGLAYLHYGIKPAIYHRDIKSTNILLDSDMKARVADFGLAKQSTEGQSHLTTRVAGTYGYLAPEYALYGQLTEKSDVYSFGIIILEILSGRKVLDTSNSSTVLITDWAWDHVKSGDVEEIFDPIVREDGPKAVMERFVHVGILCAHVMVALRPTISDALKMLEGDIDIPRLPERPLPLGHESFRSSLHSNTSPFAMSSGIRSSIS; encoded by the coding sequence atgggaAAGAAGTTGAACACATGCTTATGTTTGGATCTCTGTCTGATCACCTTGTTCATCTCATCTGCAGATTCTTCATGCCCCATTGATTTCACTTATGTTCATACGTTCCCATGGGACACCTCGTCGTGTCGTGAACCAGTTGATAAAAGCTGTTGCCAGACCATCCAGAGCCTGTTAGGCCTCGGCCTTTCGAAGCATCTTAAAGATACTTCCATGTTTTATCTCCCGAATTCTGATGCTGCGTCTTCATGCTTGTCTGATTTTCGGGCTAAGCTTGGTTCCATGAATATTTTCCCTGCATGCACAAACACGACGAGTGATCTCGTTGTCAATCCTCAAAATTGTGCAGGGATCGCGACGACTAAGGATTGGGTGGAGAAAGTTGGGAGTTCTAGTGAGCTTGATTCGTCGTGTAATTCGGATCTAACAGGGCTGACAAAATGCAGCTCGTGTCTTGATGCTGGCCTAAGGGTGAGCTCTATGTTGACTTCATATAACACGAATTCGACGAAGTGTTTTTATTATACTATTTTGTATGCTGCTGGTATGGTGAATGAGTATGGGCCGGAGGATGTTAGGACTGCTGCTTGTATATTTGGCTTGCCTTTATCAAGATCCGCTTCTACTAATAATTCAGGTCTGTCTAGAAGAAGTATACTCAAGATTGTTTTCGGATCTCTGGGTGCTTTTATTGGAGTTTTAGCAGCTTGGGGTGTGATTATTTTGTATAGAAAGAGGGAGATTGAACGCAAACAAGATGCGTTGCACGAGGAATATGTTAGGGGTGTGAAAGCTAAAGTTTTGCCGAATACAGGTGCAAAATGGTTTCATGTAGGGGAGCTTGAGCAAGCCACAGGTGGATTTTCACAGAGGAATCTGATCGGACAGGGCGGATATGGGATTGTTTATAAAGGGGTTCTTCTGGATGGGACAGTAGTGGCAGTGAAGCAACTGCTAGATATGGACACAAATGGAGATGATGTGGAGTTCACAAATGAAGCAGAGATTATTAGCAAGATTAGGCATCGAAATCTTCTTGCTCTCAGAGGCTTTTGTGTCACAAGTGATGCTATTAAAGGTAACAGAAGATATCTTGTTTATGATTTCATGTCAAATGGTAGTTTAGATGAGCATTTGTTCAATTCTGCATCCAGTTCGAAAAGGCATCTTTTGAGTTGGCCTATGCGCAAGAACATTATTCTTGATATCGCCAAAGGGCTAGCGTATTTGCACTATGGTATCAAGCCTGCAATTTATCACCGCGACATAAAGTCAACTAACATACTATTAGATTCTGATATGAAAGCTAGAGTAGCAGATTTTGGACTGGCGAAACAGAGTACAGAAGGCCAATCGCATCTCACAACAAGAGTAGCTGGAACATACGGATATCTGGCACCAGAATACGCGCTGTATGGACAACTGACAGAGAAAAGTGATGTTTATAGTTTTGGCATTATAATTCTGGAAATCCTGAGTGGAAGGAAAGTGTTGGACACATCAAATTCTTCGACAGTTTTGATCACTGATTGGGCCTGGGATCATGTCAAGTCTGGAGATGTTGAGGAGATTTTCGATCCCATTGTGAGGGAGGATGGACCAAAGGCAGTGATGGAAAGATTTGTACATGTTGGCATACTTTGTGCTCATGTAATGGTGGCTCTGAGGCCAACAATTTCCGATGCTTTAAAGATGTTAGAAGGTGATATAGATATCCCAAGACTACCCGAAAGGCCATTGCCTCTAGGCCATGAATCGTTTAGATCTTCACTGCACTCGAACACATCACCATTTGCAATGTCATCAGGGATAAGGTCGAGTATCAGCTAG